A single window of Desulfovibrio psychrotolerans DNA harbors:
- a CDS encoding response regulator, protein MTVSTICSGVRGGDCLTETPLAGMSVLLVEDSRLSAQAALCVLRRAGADTEWTDSGKAALDAFRLREFDMVIMDLSLPDMDGYAVARRMRAQRSKVFLLACTASRKDAVHDACLQAGFEDVLGKPLTRSALERVLRQMAGLSGGQDTVDGPVGDVPLGASETSGTSGTSDKSGAVCDVEAIMREMGISRDEYGSLLGAVSDVLKHYREEVLRLYEQGAISALVGSAHRIKGECAAVGAFRANGYAGLVEEAAGRNDDAPALQDAVAGLVAALDELADFARSWR, encoded by the coding sequence ATGACCGTATCAACTATCTGTTCCGGTGTGAGAGGGGGCGACTGTCTTACGGAAACGCCCTTGGCGGGTATGTCCGTGCTGCTTGTGGAAGACAGCAGGCTGAGCGCACAGGCAGCACTGTGCGTGCTTAGGCGGGCGGGTGCCGATACCGAGTGGACGGATAGCGGCAAAGCGGCGTTGGATGCCTTTCGGCTTCGTGAGTTTGATATGGTGATCATGGATCTTTCTCTGCCGGATATGGATGGCTATGCAGTGGCCCGGCGTATGCGCGCCCAGCGGTCCAAGGTTTTTTTGCTGGCCTGTACCGCAAGTCGTAAGGATGCTGTGCACGATGCCTGTCTGCAGGCAGGATTTGAAGACGTTCTTGGCAAGCCCCTTACGCGATCGGCGTTGGAGCGGGTGCTGCGGCAGATGGCCGGGCTTTCCGGCGGTCAGGACACCGTGGACGGCCCTGTTGGTGACGTTCCGCTTGGAGCTTCAGAAACATCGGGCACTTCAGGCACATCAGACAAATCAGGCGCGGTATGTGATGTGGAAGCGATCATGCGGGAGATGGGAATCTCGCGGGATGAGTACGGAAGCCTGCTGGGTGCGGTGAGTGATGTTCTGAAGCATTACCGGGAGGAGGTGCTCCGGCTGTATGAGCAAGGTGCGATCAGCGCTCTTGTCGGGAGTGCTCACAGGATAAAGGGGGAGTGTGCAGCCGTGGGTGCTTTCCGTGCCAATGGGTATGCCGGTCTTGTGGAGGAGGCGGCAGGGCGGAATGATGATGCCCCTGCCTTGCAGGATGCGGTTGCCGGTCTTGTTGCTGCGCTGGATGAACTGGCTGATTTTGCCCGGTCCTGGCGGTAG
- the rplD gene encoding 50S ribosomal protein L4 — protein MAVVKVYDQNKTEAGDITLAPEVFEVEVKPEILNLVVRAHRAAMRAGTHAVKTRADVSGGGAKPWRQKGTGRARSGSSRSPIWRGGAIIFGPQPRDYSFKVNKKVRRLAMRMALSSRLAAESLMVVKSIDLPEVKTKLMADVVSKLGLGKTLIIANGADEKLTLSARNLPGITVQNVEQLNVYDVLRHKQLVLLESAVEPVQERLK, from the coding sequence GTGGCTGTTGTAAAAGTATACGATCAGAACAAAACGGAAGCCGGTGACATCACCTTGGCTCCCGAAGTGTTCGAGGTCGAGGTAAAGCCGGAAATACTGAACCTTGTGGTTCGTGCACATCGTGCCGCCATGCGTGCAGGCACCCATGCCGTAAAGACCCGCGCCGACGTAAGCGGCGGTGGCGCCAAGCCTTGGCGTCAGAAGGGTACCGGTCGTGCCCGTTCCGGCTCCTCACGTTCGCCCATCTGGCGTGGCGGTGCCATCATTTTCGGACCGCAGCCCCGCGACTACAGCTTCAAGGTGAACAAGAAAGTGCGCCGCCTTGCCATGCGCATGGCCCTTTCTTCCCGCCTTGCTGCCGAATCGCTGATGGTGGTGAAGAGCATTGACCTGCCCGAAGTAAAGACCAAGCTCATGGCCGATGTGGTGAGCAAGCTCGGTTTGGGCAAGACACTGATCATCGCCAACGGTGCGGATGAAAAGCTCACGCTTTCTGCTCGCAACCTGCCCGGCATTACCGTGCAGAACGTCGAACAGCTGAACGTCTATGACGTGCTTCGCCATAAGCAGCTCGTGCTGCTGGAGAGCGCCGTGGAACCCGTTCAGGAACGACTGAAGTAA
- a CDS encoding M48 family metallopeptidase — translation MHCFHLSAEESIPYAIAESARARRVTLKFSALGGLVVVVPAGFDTSRVPEIVDGKRAWIARVARRLMPRMNRMESEPELPDTVMLRAAGKTVRVVYAFSVRPFSVREKDDILELCGRYDAARVHAVLRDWLRHRARHVLVPMLLSLAKEYRISVQAVHIRLQRSRWGSCSAAGSINLNARLLFLPEELARYVCAHELAHRVYHNHSPAFWAHLESLMPGAGRLDRELRDAGDFVPRWAFVPAE, via the coding sequence ATGCATTGTTTCCATCTTTCAGCGGAAGAATCTATCCCGTACGCTATTGCCGAGAGTGCCCGTGCCCGTAGGGTGACGTTGAAGTTCTCCGCCCTTGGCGGACTTGTCGTTGTGGTGCCTGCCGGGTTTGATACGAGCAGGGTGCCGGAAATTGTAGACGGTAAGCGGGCATGGATTGCCCGGGTTGCACGCAGGCTCATGCCGCGCATGAATCGCATGGAATCCGAACCGGAGTTGCCGGATACGGTCATGCTGCGAGCTGCAGGAAAGACTGTGCGCGTTGTGTACGCTTTTTCCGTGCGGCCTTTTTCTGTGCGGGAGAAGGACGATATTCTGGAATTATGCGGGCGGTATGACGCTGCGCGTGTTCATGCGGTGCTGCGCGACTGGCTGCGCCACAGAGCGAGGCATGTTCTGGTGCCTATGTTGCTCTCGCTGGCCAAAGAGTATCGCATTTCCGTGCAGGCCGTGCACATACGCCTTCAGCGTTCGCGGTGGGGAAGCTGTTCTGCGGCGGGCAGCATCAATCTGAATGCACGCCTGTTGTTTCTGCCGGAAGAGTTAGCGCGTTATGTCTGCGCGCACGAACTGGCGCACCGGGTGTACCACAACCACTCTCCCGCATTCTGGGCACATCTTGAATCGCTCATGCCCGGAGCGGGGAGGCTGGATCGGGAACTGCGAGACGCGGGAGATTTTGTGCCGCGTTGGGCGTTTGTTCCTGCGGAGTAG
- the rplV gene encoding 50S ribosomal protein L22, whose product MQAQATAKFIRVSPRKTRLVARNVNGLPVEDALNILKLTPQKAAGIIYKVLHSAVANAEQMPGVDVDAMVVKQVIVNEGPTWKRFLPRAQGRATSVKKRTSHITVILEAK is encoded by the coding sequence ATGCAAGCCCAAGCTACTGCAAAGTTTATCCGCGTTTCTCCGCGTAAGACGCGCCTGGTGGCCCGTAATGTAAACGGACTGCCTGTGGAAGACGCGCTGAACATCCTGAAACTCACCCCGCAGAAGGCTGCCGGAATCATCTATAAGGTGCTTCATTCCGCAGTGGCAAACGCAGAGCAGATGCCCGGCGTTGATGTGGACGCGATGGTGGTCAAGCAGGTTATCGTTAACGAAGGCCCCACCTGGAAACGTTTTCTTCCCCGAGCACAGGGCCGCGCCACAAGCGTGAAGAAGCGTACCAGCCACATCACTGTAATTCTTGAAGCTAAATAG
- the rpsL gene encoding 30S ribosomal protein S12 → MPTINQLIRKERKAVAKRRKTPALQACPQRRGVCTRVYTTTPKKPNSALRKVARVRLTNGMEVTAYIPGEGHNLQEHSVVMIRGGRVKDLPGVRYHIVRGTLDTSGVSDRRQGRSKYGAKRPK, encoded by the coding sequence ATGCCCACTATTAACCAGCTCATTCGCAAAGAGCGCAAGGCTGTGGCCAAGCGGAGAAAGACTCCCGCTCTTCAGGCCTGCCCGCAGCGCCGCGGTGTTTGTACCCGCGTGTACACCACCACCCCCAAGAAGCCCAACTCCGCTCTTCGTAAGGTTGCCCGTGTGCGCCTCACCAACGGCATGGAAGTTACCGCTTATATTCCCGGTGAAGGTCACAACCTTCAGGAGCATTCTGTTGTAATGATCCGTGGCGGCCGCGTGAAAGACCTTCCCGGTGTCCGCTACCACATCGTTCGCGGTACCCTCGACACCTCCGGCGTAAGCGATCGCCGTCAGGGTCGTTCCAAGTACGGTGCCAAGCGGCCCAAGTAG
- the rpsS gene encoding 30S ribosomal protein S19: MPRSLKKGPFVDDHLMKKVEKAQESGDRRVIKTWSRRSTILPEMVGLTFAVHNGKKFIPVFVTENMVGHKVGEFSPTRTYYGHAADKKSKAKR, translated from the coding sequence ATGCCAAGGTCTCTTAAAAAAGGTCCCTTCGTGGACGACCATCTGATGAAGAAGGTCGAGAAGGCACAGGAATCCGGCGACCGCCGCGTCATTAAGACATGGTCCCGCCGTTCCACCATCCTTCCTGAAATGGTGGGCCTTACCTTCGCGGTACATAACGGCAAGAAGTTCATTCCTGTTTTCGTTACTGAAAACATGGTAGGGCACAAAGTGGGTGAGTTTTCTCCCACACGTACCTACTACGGCCATGCCGCCGACAAGAAGAGCAAGGCCAAGCGATAG
- the rplC gene encoding 50S ribosomal protein L3, giving the protein MAENMGILGRKLGMTRIFVNDGSAVACTVIEAGPCPVIQVKDAASDGYNAVQIAFGVAKEKHVSKPMRGHFEKASAGLYRNTREIRLENAPELEVGQAVTVGIFTPGDKVKVTGTSIGKGFQGVMKRWNFGGMPASHGHEKVHRSPGSIGNNTEPGKIIKGKKMAGHMGDERTTVINLEVVAVRADENLILIKGAVPGPKNGLVMVRKQ; this is encoded by the coding sequence ATGGCTGAGAATATGGGAATCCTGGGCCGCAAGTTGGGCATGACGCGCATCTTCGTGAATGATGGTTCGGCAGTAGCCTGTACCGTCATCGAAGCTGGCCCCTGCCCCGTCATCCAAGTCAAGGATGCGGCCTCTGATGGATATAACGCCGTGCAGATTGCCTTTGGTGTAGCCAAGGAAAAGCACGTTTCCAAGCCAATGCGCGGCCATTTTGAAAAGGCAAGCGCAGGCTTGTACCGCAACACTCGCGAAATCCGCCTTGAAAACGCCCCCGAGCTTGAAGTGGGCCAGGCCGTCACCGTTGGGATTTTTACTCCCGGCGACAAGGTGAAGGTTACCGGCACCTCCATAGGTAAGGGGTTCCAGGGCGTCATGAAGCGTTGGAACTTCGGCGGTATGCCCGCGAGCCACGGTCACGAGAAGGTACATCGTTCCCCCGGTTCCATCGGTAACAACACCGAGCCCGGCAAGATCATCAAGGGCAAGAAGATGGCAGGCCACATGGGCGACGAGCGTACAACCGTCATCAACCTCGAAGTCGTCGCTGTGCGCGCCGATGAAAACCTGATCCTGATCAAGGGTGCCGTTCCCGGTCCCAAGAATGGTCTGGTAATGGTTCGCAAGCAGTAA
- the rpsJ gene encoding 30S ribosomal protein S10: MTTVSSDRIRIKLKAYDYRILDKAVAEIVDTARNTGAGVAGPIPLPTNIHKYTVNRSVHVDKKSREQFEMRIHKRLMDILEPTQQTVDALGKLSLPAGVDVEIKL, translated from the coding sequence ATGACGACTGTTAGCAGTGATCGTATCAGGATCAAGCTGAAAGCTTACGATTACCGCATCCTGGACAAGGCTGTGGCTGAAATCGTAGATACGGCGCGCAACACGGGCGCTGGGGTTGCGGGGCCTATCCCCCTCCCCACCAACATCCACAAGTACACGGTCAACCGTTCCGTTCACGTAGACAAGAAGTCTCGCGAACAGTTCGAAATGCGCATTCACAAGCGGCTCATGGATATCCTTGAGCCCACCCAGCAGACCGTGGACGCACTTGGTAAGCTGAGTCTGCCCGCTGGCGTGGACGTAGAAATCAAACTCTAG
- the sat gene encoding sulfate adenylyltransferase, with product MSKLVPPHGGKGLVCCLLEGAEREAELKKAAGLKQLEITARAKGDLIMMGIGGFSPLNGFMGKADWKGVCEKFTMADGTFWPVPVTLDADKSFADTVAVGEEIALVRKGEVFATMKVTEKFEMTEADKKWECEKVFKGEGADSADDKFWAVALEDHPGVQMVMAQKEVNLAGPVKVLSEGEYPAEYKGVYLRPAEVRAMFEERGWANVAALQLRNPMHRSHEFLAKIAIEVCDGVLIHSLIGNLKAGDIPADVRVKAIDCLVEHYFVKANVIQAGYPLDMRYAGPREGLLHATFRQNYGVNNMLIGRDHAGVGDFYGLFEAQTIFDKIPTPADPGKALLCKPMKIDWTFYCYKCDGMASLRTCPHTKEDRVILSGTKLRKALSENQPIVDHFGRDEVLDILRAYYEGLTEKVAVKMQGAASGAAM from the coding sequence ATGTCCAAGCTGGTCCCCCCGCATGGTGGAAAAGGCCTCGTATGCTGCCTTCTTGAAGGTGCCGAACGTGAAGCTGAACTGAAGAAGGCCGCTGGCCTGAAGCAGCTTGAAATCACCGCCCGCGCCAAGGGCGACCTTATCATGATGGGCATCGGCGGCTTCTCTCCGCTGAATGGCTTCATGGGCAAGGCCGACTGGAAGGGCGTATGCGAAAAATTCACCATGGCTGACGGCACTTTCTGGCCCGTGCCCGTTACCCTGGATGCCGACAAGTCCTTTGCCGACACCGTTGCCGTGGGCGAAGAAATCGCTCTCGTGCGCAAGGGCGAAGTGTTCGCCACCATGAAGGTCACCGAAAAGTTCGAAATGACCGAAGCCGACAAGAAGTGGGAATGCGAGAAGGTCTTCAAGGGCGAAGGCGCTGACTCTGCTGACGATAAGTTCTGGGCCGTTGCTCTGGAAGACCATCCCGGCGTTCAGATGGTTATGGCTCAGAAGGAAGTTAACCTTGCCGGTCCCGTTAAGGTTCTTTCCGAAGGCGAATACCCCGCAGAATACAAGGGCGTTTACCTGCGTCCCGCAGAAGTGCGCGCCATGTTCGAAGAGCGCGGCTGGGCCAACGTTGCCGCTCTGCAGCTGCGTAACCCCATGCACCGTTCGCATGAGTTCCTCGCCAAGATCGCCATCGAAGTATGTGACGGCGTGCTGATCCACTCCCTGATCGGCAACCTGAAGGCTGGCGACATTCCCGCAGACGTTCGCGTGAAGGCCATTGACTGCCTCGTTGAGCACTACTTCGTGAAGGCCAACGTCATTCAGGCCGGCTACCCCCTCGACATGCGTTATGCCGGCCCCCGCGAAGGCCTGCTGCACGCCACCTTCCGCCAGAACTATGGCGTGAACAACATGCTCATCGGCCGTGACCACGCCGGTGTGGGTGACTTCTACGGCCTGTTCGAAGCACAGACCATTTTCGACAAGATCCCCACTCCTGCCGATCCCGGCAAGGCTCTGCTCTGCAAGCCCATGAAGATTGACTGGACCTTCTACTGCTACAAGTGCGACGGCATGGCTTCCCTGCGTACCTGCCCGCACACCAAGGAAGACCGCGTCATCCTCTCCGGCACCAAGCTGCGTAAGGCTCTGTCCGAAAACCAGCCTATCGTTGACCACTTCGGCCGCGACGAAGTTCTCGACATCCTCCGCGCTTACTACGAAGGCCTCACCGAGAAGGTCGCCGTTAAGATGCAGGGTGCCGCTTCCGGCGCAGCCATGTAA
- the rpsG gene encoding 30S ribosomal protein S7, whose translation MPRKGPIPKREILPDPVYGSRLAARFVNRLMYDGKKGTAEKIFYKALEVLADKTGEDAIRAFERAVENVKPHLEVKSRRVGGATYQVPLEVRSDRQVSLSIRWLITYSRGRGEQGMVNRLSAELLDAFNNRGGAVKKKEDTHRMAEANKAFAHYRW comes from the coding sequence ATGCCTCGTAAAGGTCCCATCCCCAAGCGTGAAATTCTGCCCGATCCGGTATACGGCAGCCGCCTTGCTGCCCGTTTCGTCAACCGTCTTATGTATGACGGCAAGAAGGGAACGGCCGAAAAGATTTTCTATAAGGCTCTCGAAGTGCTCGCCGACAAAACCGGCGAGGACGCTATCCGCGCTTTCGAGCGCGCAGTAGAGAACGTAAAGCCGCATCTGGAAGTCAAGTCCCGCCGCGTAGGCGGCGCTACCTATCAGGTGCCGCTGGAAGTGCGTTCTGACCGGCAGGTTTCCCTGTCCATCCGCTGGCTGATCACCTATTCCCGTGGTCGCGGCGAGCAGGGCATGGTAAACCGCCTTTCCGCCGAGCTGCTGGACGCCTTCAACAACCGCGGCGGTGCCGTGAAGAAGAAAGAAGACACCCACCGTATGGCCGAAGCCAACAAGGCTTTCGCTCATTACCGCTGGTAG
- the rplB gene encoding 50S ribosomal protein L2 has protein sequence MAVRKLKPTSPGRRFQTVSDFEEVTRSTPEKSLTVGLTSKAGRNSYGRVTMRRRGGGHKRLYRIVDFKRDKVGIPATVAHIEYDPNRTARIALLHYADGEKRYILAPLGIQQGDKVEAGDTVDIKPGNALPMGKIPVGTVIHNIELAPGRGGQFCRAAGSYAQLIAKEGKYALLRMPSGEVRKVLLSCIATVGQVGNVNHENISLGKAGRNRWLGRRPKVRGVAMNPVDHPLGGGEGRSSGGRHPVTPWGIPTKGYKTRDKKKASSKLIIKRRGQK, from the coding sequence ATGGCAGTTCGCAAGCTTAAGCCTACTTCTCCGGGTCGTCGCTTCCAGACCGTCTCCGACTTTGAGGAAGTAACGCGCAGCACCCCTGAGAAGTCTCTTACTGTCGGCCTTACCAGTAAGGCAGGCCGTAACAGCTATGGTCGTGTCACCATGCGTCGCCGTGGCGGCGGGCACAAACGCCTGTACCGTATCGTCGACTTCAAGCGTGACAAGGTGGGTATTCCGGCTACCGTGGCCCACATTGAATACGACCCCAACCGTACCGCACGCATCGCCCTGCTGCATTATGCAGACGGCGAAAAGCGTTACATACTGGCTCCGCTGGGCATCCAGCAGGGCGATAAGGTGGAAGCCGGTGATACCGTGGACATCAAGCCCGGCAACGCGTTGCCGATGGGTAAGATTCCTGTGGGTACCGTCATCCACAACATTGAGCTGGCACCCGGCCGTGGCGGTCAGTTCTGCCGCGCCGCTGGTTCCTATGCCCAGCTCATTGCAAAGGAAGGCAAGTACGCACTGCTGCGTATGCCCTCCGGCGAAGTTCGTAAGGTTCTGCTTTCCTGCATCGCAACCGTGGGGCAGGTAGGCAACGTGAACCATGAGAACATCTCTCTGGGCAAGGCAGGGCGCAACCGTTGGCTCGGTCGTCGTCCCAAGGTTCGCGGCGTAGCCATGAACCCGGTTGACCATCCCCTTGGTGGTGGTGAAGGCCGCAGTTCCGGTGGTCGTCATCCGGTTACCCCTTGGGGTATTCCCACCAAGGGCTACAAGACCCGCGACAAGAAGAAGGCTTCTTCCAAGCTTATCATCAAGCGTCGCGGTCAGAAGTAG
- the rpsC gene encoding 30S ribosomal protein S3 yields MGQKVHPFGFRLGYNKNWKSRWFSNKEYPAFVYEDDKIRKYVKKALFHAGIANIELERAGGKVRLILSTARPGIVIGRKGVEIEKLRADLRKKFGREFSIEVNEIRRPETDAQLVAESIAQQLERRVAFRRAMKRTVSMARKFGAEGIKVGCAGRLAGAEIARSEWYREGRVPLQTLRADIDYGFAEATTTYGIIGVKVWIFKGEILDSEVTQ; encoded by the coding sequence ATGGGTCAGAAAGTACATCCGTTCGGGTTCCGGCTCGGGTACAACAAGAATTGGAAGTCCCGGTGGTTCAGCAACAAGGAATACCCTGCCTTCGTTTACGAAGACGACAAGATTCGCAAATACGTGAAGAAGGCTCTGTTCCACGCCGGTATTGCCAACATTGAACTCGAACGCGCCGGTGGTAAGGTTCGCCTGATTCTTTCCACCGCTCGTCCCGGTATAGTCATTGGTCGTAAGGGTGTTGAGATTGAAAAGCTGCGTGCCGACCTGCGCAAGAAGTTCGGTCGCGAGTTTTCCATCGAAGTCAACGAGATTCGTCGCCCTGAAACCGATGCCCAGTTGGTCGCCGAAAGCATTGCTCAGCAGTTGGAACGCCGCGTGGCTTTCCGCCGTGCCATGAAGCGCACCGTTTCCATGGCGCGCAAGTTCGGCGCGGAAGGTATTAAGGTCGGTTGTGCCGGTCGTCTGGCCGGAGCCGAAATCGCCCGCAGCGAGTGGTACCGCGAAGGTCGCGTGCCGCTGCAGACTTTGCGTGCCGATATCGACTACGGCTTTGCCGAAGCAACCACCACGTACGGCATCATCGGCGTCAAGGTCTGGATCTTCAAAGGTGAAATCCTTGACAGTGAGGTAACGCAGTAA
- the fusA gene encoding elongation factor G has product MARKVAIPMQRNIGIMAHIDAGKTTTTERILFYTGVSHKLGEVHDGQATMDWMEQEQERGITITSAATTCFWNEHRVNIIDTPGHVDFTMEVERSLRVLDGAVCVFDSVAGVEPQSETVWRQADRYGVPRICFVNKMDRIGANFWRCVSMIKDRLGAKPIPLQLPIGSEDHYEGIVDLIEGHAIYYDKASKGAEFEIKPVPADMQDMFDEKRFEMIEAVAEEDEALLEKYLGGEELSVAEIKSAVRLATIRRTIVPVLCGSAFRNMGVQPLLDAVIDFLPSPVDIAAMVGTDPDKEDVKYECPCKDSEPLAALVFKLMSDPYIGHLSFVRIYSGFIESGMTILNANTGKKERVGRLLKMHANKREEIKWAGAGDIVAVVGMKNVSTGDTACSVDRPVRLESLDIPEPVIEVAIEPKTKADRDALSAALAKLAKEDPSFRVKGDDETGQTLIAGMGELHLEIIVDRLTREFSVNANVGKPQVAYRETITKAAKEDHKYAKQSGGRGQYGHVVIEVEPNPEKGYEFVNAISGGVIPKEYIPAVDKGIQEALKSGVSAGFPTVDVKVKLVFGSYHDVDSSEQAFYIAGSMAVKEAMRKAGPQILEPIMSVEVVTPDEYLGDVMGDLNGRRGRVQGMEGRAGAQVVSCMVPLSEMFGYATDLRSKTQGRATFTMQFDHYEPVPVSIAEGIKAKNA; this is encoded by the coding sequence GTGGCAAGAAAAGTAGCTATTCCCATGCAGAGGAACATCGGCATCATGGCCCACATTGATGCCGGCAAGACGACGACCACGGAACGAATCCTGTTCTACACTGGCGTGTCCCATAAGCTGGGCGAAGTGCACGACGGTCAGGCCACCATGGACTGGATGGAGCAGGAGCAGGAGCGTGGCATCACCATTACTTCCGCCGCGACCACCTGTTTCTGGAATGAGCACCGTGTCAACATCATCGACACCCCCGGGCACGTGGACTTCACTATGGAAGTGGAACGTTCCCTGCGCGTGCTTGATGGTGCCGTGTGTGTGTTCGACTCTGTTGCCGGCGTTGAGCCGCAGTCCGAAACGGTGTGGCGTCAGGCCGACCGCTACGGCGTGCCGCGCATATGCTTTGTGAACAAGATGGACCGCATCGGCGCCAACTTCTGGCGTTGCGTATCCATGATCAAGGACCGCCTTGGCGCTAAGCCCATTCCGCTGCAGTTGCCCATAGGTTCCGAAGACCATTATGAAGGTATCGTGGATCTCATTGAGGGCCATGCTATCTATTATGATAAGGCATCCAAGGGTGCCGAGTTTGAAATCAAGCCTGTTCCGGCTGACATGCAGGACATGTTTGATGAAAAGCGCTTTGAGATGATCGAAGCCGTGGCGGAAGAAGACGAAGCACTGCTCGAAAAATACCTCGGCGGAGAGGAACTCTCCGTAGCGGAAATTAAGAGCGCTGTGCGTCTTGCCACCATACGCCGTACCATCGTGCCTGTACTGTGCGGTTCCGCATTCCGTAACATGGGCGTTCAGCCCCTGCTGGATGCGGTTATCGACTTTCTGCCCAGCCCTGTGGACATTGCGGCCATGGTGGGTACCGACCCCGACAAGGAAGATGTGAAGTACGAATGCCCTTGCAAGGACAGCGAACCACTGGCCGCGCTGGTATTCAAGCTTATGTCCGACCCCTATATCGGCCATCTCTCCTTTGTGCGCATCTATTCCGGCTTCATCGAATCCGGCATGACCATCCTGAACGCCAACACCGGCAAGAAGGAACGCGTGGGCCGTCTGCTGAAGATGCACGCTAACAAGCGTGAGGAAATCAAGTGGGCAGGCGCAGGCGATATCGTGGCCGTGGTGGGTATGAAGAACGTTTCCACCGGTGATACGGCGTGTTCCGTGGATCGCCCTGTGCGTCTGGAATCGCTTGATATCCCCGAGCCGGTTATCGAAGTGGCCATTGAGCCCAAGACCAAGGCAGACCGCGATGCGCTTTCTGCAGCTCTTGCAAAGCTTGCCAAGGAAGACCCGTCCTTCCGCGTGAAGGGTGACGATGAAACCGGGCAGACCCTTATCGCCGGTATGGGCGAGCTGCATCTTGAAATCATCGTGGACCGCCTTACCCGTGAGTTCAGCGTGAACGCCAACGTGGGCAAGCCCCAGGTTGCGTACCGCGAAACCATCACCAAGGCAGCCAAGGAAGACCACAAGTATGCCAAGCAGTCCGGTGGTCGCGGGCAGTACGGCCATGTTGTCATTGAAGTGGAGCCGAACCCCGAAAAGGGCTACGAGTTCGTCAATGCCATCAGCGGCGGTGTTATTCCCAAGGAATACATCCCGGCTGTCGACAAGGGCATTCAGGAAGCGCTCAAGAGCGGCGTTTCCGCCGGATTCCCCACTGTGGACGTAAAGGTGAAGCTTGTGTTCGGTTCCTACCATGATGTGGACTCTTCCGAGCAGGCCTTCTACATTGCCGGTTCTATGGCAGTGAAGGAAGCTATGCGTAAGGCCGGTCCCCAGATTCTGGAACCCATCATGTCTGTTGAAGTTGTCACCCCCGACGAGTATCTCGGCGATGTGATGGGTGACCTGAACGGTCGTCGTGGCCGGGTGCAGGGTATGGAAGGCCGTGCAGGCGCCCAGGTGGTGAGCTGCATGGTTCCGCTGAGCGAAATGTTCGGCTATGCCACTGACCTGCGTTCCAAGACGCAGGGCCGGGCTACCTTCACCATGCAGTTTGACCATTACGAGCCGGTTCCTGTATCCATCGCAGAAGGCATCAAGGCCAAGAACGCCTAG
- the rplP gene encoding 50S ribosomal protein L16, which translates to MLMPKRSKFRKHQTGRLKGKALRGNSVAFGDVGLKALEHGKLSNQQIEAARIAMIRHIKRGGKVWIRVFPDRVKTSKPLEVRQGKGKGAPCGWFAPVKPGRILYEIKGVDIELAKEALSRAAYKLPIKTAIVVKEGV; encoded by the coding sequence ATGCTGATGCCCAAGAGATCGAAATTCCGCAAGCACCAGACGGGTCGCCTGAAGGGCAAGGCTCTTCGCGGCAACAGCGTGGCTTTCGGTGATGTTGGCCTGAAGGCTCTGGAACATGGCAAGCTCTCCAATCAGCAGATTGAAGCAGCCCGTATCGCCATGATCCGTCACATCAAGCGTGGCGGCAAGGTCTGGATTCGTGTCTTCCCCGACCGTGTTAAGACCAGTAAGCCTCTTGAAGTTCGTCAGGGTAAGGGTAAGGGCGCTCCCTGCGGGTGGTTTGCCCCGGTGAAGCCCGGTCGTATTCTGTACGAAATCAAGGGTGTTGACATTGAACTTGCCAAGGAGGCACTTTCCCGTGCCGCCTATAAGCTCCCCATCAAGACCGCTATCGTCGTGAAGGAGGGGGTATAA
- the rplW gene encoding 50S ribosomal protein L23 — MNYTQILIKPLISEKATFLKEADEQVTFFVDPRANKIEIKKAVEEAYNVKVAGVNVVKHSPQARVRQGRTVGQISGYKKAYVTLAPGEKIDFFEGV; from the coding sequence ATGAACTACACACAGATCCTTATCAAGCCTCTTATCTCTGAAAAGGCGACCTTCCTGAAGGAAGCCGACGAGCAGGTGACGTTCTTTGTCGATCCCCGCGCGAACAAGATTGAGATAAAGAAGGCAGTTGAAGAAGCCTACAATGTAAAGGTTGCAGGCGTTAACGTGGTGAAGCACAGCCCTCAGGCTCGTGTACGACAGGGACGCACCGTCGGCCAGATATCCGGGTACAAGAAGGCGTATGTGACGCTGGCACCCGGAGAAAAAATCGATTTCTTCGAGGGAGTGTAA
- the rpmC gene encoding 50S ribosomal protein L29, whose amino-acid sequence MNSEELRKLSAEELKTKLEESRKELFDLRFKHATAQLKSTASLPETKRNIARILTILKEKGA is encoded by the coding sequence ATGAACTCTGAAGAATTGAGAAAGCTCAGTGCCGAAGAGCTGAAGACCAAGCTTGAAGAATCGCGCAAGGAACTGTTTGACCTGCGCTTCAAGCATGCGACTGCACAGCTGAAGAGCACTGCCAGCCTCCCGGAAACCAAGCGCAACATTGCGCGTATACTGACTATCCTGAAGGAAAAGGGAGCGTAG